AATCCCTTTTAtattgtactccctccatttctttttgatcttcctgtttctataaatgtcgtttttatttgatcttcctgtttctattttgggacatgattttttaccataaatttccccaccatcccttatttaattcattcacatgtccctattcacccacccaaccccacttttatgattttttattactttcataaaaatatcttctctctccttcatttctttattactttctttatttatttattattttctcttacacccaatcattaaaagattccaatttcttaatttccacccaaaactccaaacaggaagatcaaaaagaaacggagggagtaatataaaGGATAATTTTACCACACCAATTCCGTAGCCACTAGAAACTTTTAATCTTTAAAATAAACGGATAAGATTTATCTTTAAAATTGAAGGGTTGAGATTTACTAAAATAATGTTGGCTACCATTTTATTGTAGCCATTGAAAAACtttcataatataaaatatcttttcactgaaataatataaaataaataaaataatgatgttttttttttaaaatttcagtAAGAAGTAAAATAGACAATTATTATTTACGACGCCTCAAAGGTTTCATACtagagttttttttatttttttggaactTACTAGAGATCATTGTTCTTATCAGTGTAAttacaaaattcaattaatttgTGACaccaccccaaaaaaaaaaaaagaaaaaagaaaagtgtgTGACGGACTTACGGGTATGGAACGTGATTTTTTTGATACTTCTATTTACAAGAAGAAAAGTAGTTGCCAAAAAAAGATAAAGGAAATTGTTTGACGACAATTTGCCACTATTGGCTTCCTATGTGACAATTTGCCACCAAAACCCACTCTTCCCAAACTTCACCTAATTCATCTCACCTCCATTTTCATCAATGGCGGACGAGATCGATGAGAAGACGAAGAGATACACAGGAACAATAAAGCATATCGACAAACAAGGCATAGGCTACATAGCTCCAGATATGGAGATCATCGTGTCcccttcttctctctcctcaaattcCATCCGAGAGGGCGACCGTGTCAAATTCGGCATCAAATTCAGCGAATCAAACCCTCAATTTCAAGCAATTGATGTCGTCccaatcaaaattcaatgtttcaaatgCCGAAAATACGGTCATTCTACCAAAGAATGTCGTAAAGGGTTTCCAATTTCTAGGGTTAGGTGTTTTAAATGTGGGTTAATTGGGCACTTTGCTAAGAATTGCAGTAGAAAGAATTCTTCTCCTCGGTTGAACGTCGATGGCAGACGTGGGGATAAAAGCTTAGATGTGGGGTCGACTTCGAGTTCAGTAGTTTGTGTGAAGGATAGAGCGGATGTGAAGAAGGTTGAGCAGGTTGAGGATTGCTTTATTTTGGAGTTTGATCCTAATAAAGAAGAACGCGGGGGCGGCAACAATGAAAGGAAGGAGGAGGATGATTGTGAGGTACTGAGGTCTATTGTATGTGTGAAGAATGTTGAAGATGTGAAGAAGGTTGAGGAAGTTGAGGATTGTTTTATTTTGGAGTTTGATCCTGATGAATCTCTTAAGTTTTCGAACTTGTCTATATGTGATAGCTCGGATGAGGTGTCGGTTTTGTCGGAGAAAGGGCAGGTATATTTGTGTTTTCAATTGTGATAATTGTGATATTGATGATTATAATGTATGTTTTGTAGCTAAATTGGAATTTCTGGGTTTAGAAGATGATCATGTTTATGTTTATGTTTATGTTGTTTATAGATAAATGATTATGAATTTGTGATTATGTTGATTGTTGAATTGTATTAGTGTATACATAGCTAGTAAAATGTGTGTGTTTGGTCTTTGAAGATTCGGAATGATGATGAATTTGGAATAACTCTGTTCCATGGACTTGGTTACTCGTGTTAAGACTTAAGAGTACTAGATGTTTAGGTGTCCGAGTGTCCGACCTCATTCAATTTATGAATTACTCCATAGTTTTTAATGTCAAAGTATTGATTATAAAAGTGTACATTGAGTTGAAGAGCTGGAGTAAAATATTAACATAGGATGATGAATGATGACTGTCTTGATTTCTAGCAAAATGAGTATGTTTGATTTTTAAGACTACCATGAGTCCATGATGGTATTGATGATGGTGGTGAATATCTTTTGATGGATAGGTGGCTTGTAGGGACTACCCACATCCAAGGTATCTATGTGCCACACACCCTTTTCAGACAACTCCTCACGAGGCTCATTGCAAAATGGTACTTTCCTGATCTCGTGCATTGTCTTTGGTGTTCGACTGTTACTCTGTTAGTTGTTGGAcgattagttttaggatttatctTGAGTAATGAGTGCATAACTTTGATCTGTGGTTTGGTTCAATTGCAGTGCTATTGCTACGTTTGTGAAAAACCTGCACCTTGCAAAAGATGGACTATAGGAACTGCTAATCCTTTCTTGGGACACTGTGATGCTAATATTGACTTTTCACTTTGGAGTAAAGTCAAGGAGCTAGAAGCGGACACCAGCAGGTTAAGGCATTAAAGGTAAAATATCAAACAAAGGTGCTCCTGCTAGTAGTGAGCACCTTTTCTGATGTAGCTActcgtatttttttttttgtttcaattcAGATTCTAATTTCCATGaaactttttgttttccttttaagAATGAAACGTGGGACTTGGGAGGTTTATTAACATCAGAAATGATTTGCAATTTGCTAACTCAATTAGCTTGCTTTTTCAAATTTGCATAAATTGCTGATTTGAGCTTGCCAATGCATAAAAGTTTGTTATACTTTGCTCTCAACTATGCAAGATATAGCATTGCTTAGACTTTTGGTTGAAAGTTATGAAGTGCCTTTGTCTGCTTAATATCAACAAATATATTTACTAATATATAGATATATCTGTCTCAGCTTAATTACTTCTAGTAGTTGTTGAAGCCTTTCTTACACATTTGGCACTTCGTAGTTCAGTTGGGTGATTCCATTTGTTATTGGCCTTTGAGATGAGATGATCCAAGGGAGATACTCGTATTAAGACTTAATTACTTAAGAGTACTAGATGAGATAATCAAAAGGAGAAAAACATTTTCCTTTTGAAAGAAAAGGGGAACCACTTTTTCTCTCCCTCCTCCTCACACtccctttctctttcttttcatcCATCATTACATGTCCACTTCCATTTTCCTTTTCTCTATGAACTTTCTTGTAAGAAAACAAACAAACGAAAACTAActtggaattgtattttcctTGGAAAACATTTCAGCCCAAATGTGTTCTAATGTTACCTCAACTAAGCTGGTCAACTGCTGGGCTGCTGCCAACTGACGGCTTACAGTCAGCCCAGCAAAAACTTCTTGGCATTTGGCTCACGCGACATTGGCCCAGTACTACACATATGGGCCAATCAGAAGCCCACTGTTTGTGCTACCCACAATCCACAAACCACATTGTAAACACATTCCCTCACCAGTCACCACCACCTTGTGTGAAGTATTATGGTCTTATTTAATATATGGAAAATGTAAATAATTAGTAAAATAACATGAATCTAATACTAGCATGATTATAGATTTATAGTTATCCATGAAATAATTTGTGGGTATCGTTCAGACTTCAGGCCCACAAAGTAAAAAATTagttccaagatgaagtgtgtgtgtgtgtgtgtgtgactATTATTTCAGATTGGGGCCTAAAGCCCTAAACGGGCTAGGCAACACAACTTAAAATTTGCgtatgaattttttattttgtcccTACAATGTAGTTATGCTATATTGTTAACTTTTCTAATCTTCAACTACACGACACTCCTTGGGCTCCTCAGTTTAGTTGGATGGGAAATAAAGCCAATGATGGGAGCAAAAgcttgatttaattaatttagtttttTGGAAAAATCTTTGTCTTACATTGAAAGCATAAACAGGTTATACATTgcttataaatattgtttgaagtGCTCCCACTAATGGTTTGGGCTAGCATGGACATCTCACGCGTGCCACCGTTGTTCGGCCTGTGACACGTGATAGATGTTGCTGATTATTTTTCTCCTCAAGAGTTCTCCATAGTAATGAGCCTATTATGAGTTTCTGAATCCTTTTTATTAGTCTTAGATGTGCACGATTCAGAGGATCTTGTCCTAAATATCGGGAAGCAACGCCGTTTCAAACTGCACCATAGTCAAATTAGGCGAATTTTGCTACTAAAACAGCACCTGTTTTTAGCACGTCACAACTTTATACATTCATCAATTTGGTTTACATTCTTAACCGTTTTCTGATTTTGCCCTTATCCTTTTAGTTTAAGTGTTTAAGATCTGCCACCATAAACCCTCCTAATCCTATCACTCTCTACGTATTTATGCAGATGGATGGAAAGTGGATACATTGCAACAAGGACTAGAATACAGAATTTGGTAACCTTCTCCGCAAGAATATAACTTTCTGGATAGattacaaataaaataaatccaaGCTTATCTTCTCATCTTGGTTTTCGTTAACAAACTATTGTTTGCAGTTCCTTTTATTACATGATCAGTAGTACTATATCTACATATATTTTAAAAACTTTTTTTACTGATGCTGTAAAGGTACCAAGGCATTCTGCTTTTGGGGCAGAAATGGCCTTCATGTACATGGAATGGAATTACAGAAACTTTAAACAAAGACAAAGAaaacaaaacatggtttgtgaGTCAAGTGCTTTTCCTGCGCCATTTATCAGAAGGAAATTTCGCCGAGCTTTCGGGAAGTTTAAGCTTCTGTAGTATGTAGTAGTAATTAGCATGTCATATATATGTGTAAGGGTAGCTTCAACCTAAGCAGCCTACAATCTGTTGATCAGCTTTTCCCATCCAAAACTAAAGTTAGTTCATAGCCTTAAAAGGTGTACTTCGATGGCGCCCCCCGATCGAAATGATCTGGAACTTGGTATCAGACATGATATACATCAATCTCAACCACTGCCTTCTTCTGGTAAGGAAAACTCTTAGCCTTGTTCTTACATATGAGTGTGGAATTAATGTTGCATTAAAAACAAGATACTACTCTTATCTGGCTCGTATTAGTCGTATCCATATTTAATTTAGTTAAAGGTTGTATATTTGTATGTATATGTTGTCTCGAACATAAATTTTATGGCATATTTTTGGCTAAATAAAAGCATGTGTTCTAGCTCTTTCCAGAACAATTAGGTTCATAAGTTCAAACATTTTATTTTCGATGTTTTAGACCTTAATGTGATTAATTCTAGGACTCTTTTAAGCTTAAACTAATGGAGTAATGGACTCTGTTCTAGGACTCTGTATTGCTTTAAGCTTTAGCTTAAAATAATGGAGTATGGCCTGATCCTGTGCATAATAGTAAGTACGGCATAGTATTTACGGCCTCCTAATACCTGATACTCCATAAACAGATGCCGGCCAACACTTCCAAGATTACCATCTATGTCTACAAAAAGCTTGCCTCCGTGGTGATTGGAAAGCTGCTGAACAAATCCATGCAAAACATTCTGATTGCTTCCATGAGAAAATTTCGAGAAAGGGTGATACTGCTCTGCATATAGCAGCAGCTGCGGGGCGCTATAGTTTCGTGAAGCAATTACTAGCGTACGCCCTATCAACTGGCCAACAATTGGATTTGCGGCTGCCTAATGATGAAGGAAATACCGCCTTCTTTTTGGCTGCTGCATCGGGTGTGGTCGATATCGTGGAGGAGATGCAAGTTCTTAACCGAAATCTGGCCAACATTCCTGGTAGCAAAGGAATGAAACCAATTCAAATTGCTGTCTTGCAAGGCCATGAGAAAATGGTCAATCATCTCATGCCTGATTGTTTTGGACATTTATCCAACGAGGAACGCACCGATCTACTTATTGCTACCCTCGAAAAAGATCTTTACGGTTAGTTTTTATGTCTGTACTTTTGTGACTTTTGGCTTTCTTGGCTTTCTTATATACAACATGACAAACATATACATAAGTAAATATATGCAGATGTGGCCTTGAAGATCTTAAAAGAAGATGGAGACGATGGATTAGCCACTAGACGGAATGGAAACTCACTTACGCCATTACACGTCTTGGCTAGAAAGACCCAAACGGAGAGCCATAGTCACCTCAACTACAATTGGAACCCGTGTAACTTTTCAACCCCTTGATCTCTGTAATAGCGTAAATTTATGACATTGGGGTGGCTAAACTTGTGGTTTACAagttaatacgaagtatatacctTAAGCCATAGTGTATCAGTTAGCTtccacaaaaaaaaatgaagggtTAACTTGTGCctgaataattattattttttcacagCTTACTATGGAGACATGGAGTACTATAATGAATTATGGTGGACATACTAATGGTGCAGTATCTGTAAATAGGGATGGGCATGGCCCGGATCTGGACCGGGTCTGGTGAGCAGACCCAGACCCATATTTTTTAGGCGGATTCAGACCCATCCCATATCCATTGGGTCTGAAAAATTCAGACCCATACCCAGATCCAATGGGTTTAATGGGTCTCGGGTCAAAAATGGGTCTagtattatttgtttatttttaacatttttgtCTTAGAAAATTTTCCCGCGCCATTAATTTAACCGATTTACCATCATATATTCACATTCGATACATAAAATATCACAATTCGCAAATTAGTGCCAAAATACTAAAGCATGCATGTATCTAATTAGACTATTTCTAATTTCTAATTTCTAATAAATTGACCGGGTCCATGGGCCGGatctggaccgggtctgggTCTGAGAATATTAGACCCAGACCCAGACCCGTTTTTAAACACATGGATCCAGATCCGCCCCAGATCCATTGGATCTCAAATAATTAGACCCAGACCGTTAAATATGGGCCGGGTTCAACCGGGTCCTGGACCCATGCCCATCCCTAACTGTAAAGATCAGTATGAAACGGAGATAGTTGTCATTTAGGGTGGCTAAAGTTGTTGTTTACAGCTGAATATGTACCATAAGCCATAGAATACTCCGTTATCTTCCACAAAAAATGAAGGGTTAAGTTCGCGCTAaagtaattattattttcacaGTTTACTATGGAGTACTGTAATGAATTATGGTGGATGTATTTATGTTTCAGTGAGGAAGCAGAACCAAGATCATCGCAAACATGAACTTGTTGAGCACCTATGGAAAAGAGTCATAGAAACCAGAAATCATCAGAAAATCTCCGATATGTTATCATTCCCTCAGCCTGAACTGCTCTTTGTTGCGATACAGATGGGAAACTACGAGTTTGTCACAACCCTCATCCGGCATTACCCAGATCTAATATGGGAAAAGGACCATAAGAGTAGAACCATATTTCACGCTGCTGTTGAGTACCGTCAAGAGAAGATCTTTAGTCATATTTTCCAATTAGAAGGTATTAGGCATTTGCTTACCGCTTACACGAATCCTTTCAATGGAAACAACATTCTTCACTTAGCTGCCTCCTTACCAGAGCCTGATATACTTGATAGCGCGTCTGGTGCAGCTCTTCAAATGCAGCGAGAACTCCTATGGTTTCAGGTGATTCATTTTCCAACTAAGGCTTCGttgtatttaaattattttgtatgaacttatattatctgaacttagctGAACTTCACTTGACTTATCTGAAcgaaaataaacttatttgggtgtgaaaatgtctgaaaataACTTACTTTTTTTATCTTCCATTATCTGAACTCATTTTGTGTGAAATAAGTCAAGATAAGGCAAACAAAACATAACTCCTATGGTTTCAGGTGATTCATTTCCCAACTTAGTCTACCTATACATGTACTCGATCTTTTCAAAtggataaatattttttaatgtATGTATTTGACTTCTAATGCGAGGATGATAATGATGGCAGGCAGTTGAAAGTATAGTACCGCGTCAATATGCCCATTCTGAAAATTCTATCTTAACGCAAATAAGTGACACAGAGGCAGTGGAAAGCAAGGAAACGCCACGAGAGATGTTCAACAGAGAACATGCACAGTTACGTATAGAAGGGGAGAATTGGATGCGAAAGACCTCGACTTCATGTATGGTGGTAGCAGCTCTTGTCGCGACCATAGTTTTTCAAGCAATCTTTCAGCCACCGAACAAAGGAAACAATGAGAAACTCTTTTGGGTGTTTGTTATCTCAGATGCATTCTCTTTGTTATCGTCAACTGCATCAATATTAACATTTCTTTCAATTCTGACATCAACGTACGCGGAAGAGGATTTCTTAGTATCACTACCATTGAAATTGATGGTTGGTCTTGCTATGCTTCTCTTCTCCATATTGACAATACTACTAGTTTTTACTATATCTATCATTATCCTTTTGCCTTACAAATCGGTGTGGATTATTGTTGCTGTGTTTGCTTGGTTCACCGGCGTTGTCTACATCCGTCTGCATTTTCCgttgttggttgttgtttatcgGTCTACTTTCGGAACTAAGTATCTTTTCCGTCCTCAACATGAGCTATTCCGGGATTAGTGTAGAACAAACTCGATCTTATGATGAATACTGTTTAATTTCTAGGAGTACTTGCGTGTGTATGTATAAATGTAGTCAACTTTTCTCGACCTGTATATATTGTGAtttataatataaatttagGAAGACTTTTCAATGACTACCATTTATGGTAGCCACCATATTAAAATGAATCTCAATCCTTTATCTTTGTTGATTCATCAGAACCGTTAATTATGTtgactttttattaataaataaataatttttttaaataaaaaaaaaagttgaaatcCTCCTCCAGTATCTTAACACGTTCACTCTTGATTTAATTTTCGGTATTTTCTTATTCCTGATCCTGGAGAAACTCCTAACAAACGCCTACTCAATGGTGCAATATCTACCCAGAAAAGAATCAGCAATAATCGCACCAATTACAGGGAAAAGAGACCCAAATCCACTCAAGCGTTCACATTTGCTGCCGCAGTAGCGGTTGACTGCCCCAACGTTCCAATTAAATAGCTGATCAAATTTGATGTATCCCATAATATGCAATTCTCTCTGTAACTTCCACCCCTAGCAACTTCTGGCAGTAgcgattgattttgaattgaagTTTCAAAACTTTTACCAAAACCCCCGAATTCCCGATTATGAGGATCAAATCGTTAATTTCACAACAAGAACATCAATTTTGAATTGATGTTTCAGaaattttgttcatttttttttgtcgGTGATAAAAACTGCTTATAAGAACGTGGATGATTGGAATATGAAAGTAGCTAGGGTATTTTTAAtgcatttatttttttattgaaaaactaattttaattaaagaatAAAATACTTTGAAGTCAACATAATCAACGGTTTAGATTGGTCAACTTTATTTCAATAGTTGAGATTAAATACATTATGGTTAATGTAGCTATTGCAAAATCTTCCATAAATTTAAAGCAATTTTTATTGCAACAACGCCGCTTTGATAACATGTTTACTCTTCTAACCCAAGTGCACCTCCATAAGCGATAAAAACAACAATACATGTACGTGTATAAAGAAGACCTATCGCCACCATGCCCTATTGATAAGGTTACGAATGTGTGATTGTATGAATGTTGTACACTTGTACATGTTTTCTacacaaaaattaaaataaatggaAATAATGGAACACGTTGATGAGGCTAAAGCATTATGAACTTGTTAATCATAAATAAGAACATGTTGATGAAGCCAAAACATCGCTAAAAAATGTTAAGCATAATAGAACAGTACATAGCTAATAAATAAGAGCATGTCGATGCGGCCAATTCAAAGCTTGGTTATGGTACCACCAAAGGACTCACGAGAGGGATTAATTTCCGCCACGATTCCGGAAGGTACAACACCACTTTAAAAGTCCCACTAATGAGATTATACCGAACAACTTGTTGTTTGTCGTTCAACAGATATACAACATCACAATCACAGGGATGAAATGAAATACCATTGATCCGACATAGTCCCTTAGTGATTGAAGGGTAATAACTGTAAATTTACAAGGTGAAACATATTTCTATTTAACACCTTAGAATACACAACAACCCAAGTTccgtcatcatcatcataatctTCGAGCTCCCACACAGTCAGTATTGTTAGTGTGGTACTAACATCGCCAGATTTGTCATATGACAACTCCGCCAATCTAAGTCTTCCTCGGCATACTCCAAGGTTAGATAAACAATATTTGGGCGTCTTGATTATGCGATATTGTGTCATGTCATTGCTAAATGGATCAATCACTAGAATACCATTATTTCCTAACCAATGAAGCTTGTTGTTTAGAGTTACAGAATTTGAGGAACAAAATATGAATCTGTATACATTAGGGTATCTGCTCCACTTACCGGTTTCCGAAGAAAATACTTCCAACGTATATTTGCCTTCGAGATAATAATTACTTGTTGTTTTTCCAATGCGCACAAATCTATAACCTCCATTTCCATCACCCTTAACACTAATACTACTAACGCCCTCCAAATTCCCAGCAAGTTCAATTGCCTTGACGTATTCGATTTCATTAGAAGTTCCCGTAAACAAAAATTCAACTAATTTGATGTACTTTCTAGTAATTGGATTGCAGATTATATAATGTGGTAGGCTTTTTTTCGAGATAGCAATAAAAACGATAAAAAATCAAGAGGTCAGAGTAAGAACCAACGAGTCGTAAATCTCGTACACGAGTATGTCGAATTTGTGAGGGAGTTTTTGAGATTGGAAAAACGGGTGCTCGGATGTTATGGAGATTATGTTCGTACGACTTTCGAGGTAAAGGGTGAATGGGAACAACTTTGAGGAGAGACGACGAAGGAATTCCGGTTGAGAGATGATGATATTCCAACACTTTGAAACGGATCGGCATTGAACTAAATTAATCCATGAGGTTATCCTTGATAAGATCAAGGTTAATATGTTATCATCTAGTTCGTCGATCCTAAAAACAACGTTGTTTTCGTTGCAAAGGTTGTTGTTTTCAGAAGGTTGCGTGATCGACATTGATAAAGGAGTTGTATTTGCAATTTGCAAATTGCAAACCCTAGACTTGTATATATCGGGACTTCTTGGGGTTTTAAACAAACTTATATATATTGTAAAATATTATTGAGGAGAAAATATTGTGTTGTGTTATATTATACGTGGGATACGCCTCTATGCAGTTATGCTCTTGTGCTCAACAAATATATATAGTATATTCTTGTAGTTACACAAGCCAACAGGGCCAACTATAAGTACTATTAATTTCCTCCTCAAATTTCCCCCACCCCTACAGTCCCTCAAAACAAAATCCAACTTTGCAAGTCAAATAAAAAAagtgaaaagaagaagaaaagaagaaactatatataaatataaataatggaAGGCGTTGATAAGGCCAATTGGCCAAAACACTCTTAAGAATAAATAAGAACATGTTCTTGAAGCCAAAGCATATCTAAACATGGTTAAGCATAACGAAACAAACAGTATATAGTTAATAGTAAAGTGATAAACGTCAAAACTTGCGacaaaatatatgtatatgtcgCAACTACTTGATCTGTGATGCGGCCAAAGCATAGTTAAGGTGCAACCAAAGGATTTACGAGCGGGACTAATTTCCCCAACGAGCTTCCACTGTCAAGTACCACTTTAAAAGTCCCACTTTTGAGATTATACCGGAAAACTGTTTTGTTGCCGTTCACCAGAAATACAACATCACTATCACAAGGATGAAATGAAATTTCGTTTATCTGACATTTTCCAACCTTAAATGAAGGATGAACACCATTTAGAAATCGGTTGTTAAAAGTGTTGGAGTACACAACAGTCCAAGTACTATCATCATCATAATCTTCGAGCTCCCACGCAGTCAGTGTGGTACTATCATCACTAGAGTCGTATGACAACTTCGCCAACCTAAGTCTTTCTTGGCATACTCCAAGGTTACGTAAACAATATTTGGGTGTCTTGATTATGCGATACTTTCTGATGTTTTTGCTAAATGGATCAATCACTAGAATACCATCATTTCCTAACCAATGAAGCTTGTTGTTCAGAGTTACAAAATGTTCGTAACGAAAATTGAAGTTAAATACGTGAAGATATCTTCTCCATTTATTGGTTTacggaatgttctaagacacgcaaAAATATGAAACCTCGATCACCATCAACCTTAACACTACTAACGCCCTTCAAATTCCCAGCAAGTCCAATTGCCCTCACATCCCTGTATATACCCCAATTGGATTGTAGATCATATAATGCGGTTGTTCGATTCCACGATAAAAATGATGAAAAATCAAGAGGTCAGAGTAAGAACCAACTACATGGTAGTCGTATTTATGTTTATGAAAAGGGAGAAAATCGAATCTGTGAGGGAGATTTTGAGATTGGAAAAACGGGTGCTCGGATATTATGGAGATTCCGATTTCCTCCAAATAACTTTCGAGGCAAAGGGTGAATGGGAACAACTTTACGGAGAGACGGCGAAAGAAGTCCGGTTGAGAGATGATGATATTCCAACGCTTCGAAACAGATCGGCAACTAACCAAAATAATCCATGATCTTATCCTTGATAAGATCAAGGTTTATATGTCATCACCTAGTTCGTCAATCCGAAAAACAACGTTGTCTTCGTTGGCAAGGTTGATTTTTTGAGAAGGTTGTGCGATCGACATTGATAAAGGCGTTGTATTTGCAATTCGCAAACCCTACGCGGCTACGCTGGTATATATTGGGAGGCAGGCAAAATTGTGGGTTTTAAAGATAATTACTACAATACCCTCATAATTATTGTAAAATATTATTATGGGGAAAATATTGGTTGCGTTGTACTACCTATTGTTCATGGAAATAGGCCTCTATTTATATTATAAACTAGATATATTTCAAGTTGCATGTATTATATAGATATGTTATATCATAGAGTTCACATATAACATAACCTTATCATGAGTTCAGATTCTTTAGAGTTTTTataaaactctacaaggtacTAATGTGATATTTGTAGTAATTAATATACTTGTTGTTATGTggtacacaaattcttatttacaatgggtgtacaataaatattgtatatatgtaaaagttatctatttttaagtgataaattttttcattttagtaaaacttatttcttcaaaatcactaataatgtataaaattaacaatttaaccctttaaaatatttatctatcatttttttttactaatataaaagttaatcaaaactaagttaaagttacaaaaaaaatagttaaagttatcttggtgtacaataaatttattgtgcaccttgtgcgcgcaagaccttttgtatgtGGTATGTCCCATAAACTCAAGCTCAAAGACTTCGAATATAAGTCCAACAATTCACAAAAGCATGCATTACTATATCGATCAATTTCAGTAGTTATTCTAATAGAACTGGTCACCTAATAAATCGAATAAATATACTTCCAATGAAATTGtaatgtttagaatttgaataacATGAGTTTATGAATACGAATAAGATAACAATGAATACAAATTGAAGTAATTAAAAACATGTTAACGTATACGGTTAAGCTGCCACCAAAAGATTCACGAAGTG
This genomic stretch from Spinacia oleracea cultivar Varoflay chromosome 3, BTI_SOV_V1, whole genome shotgun sequence harbors:
- the LOC110797604 gene encoding uncharacterized protein, encoding MAPPDRNDLELGIRHDIHQSQPLPSSDAGQHFQDYHLCLQKACLRGDWKAAEQIHAKHSDCFHEKISRKGDTALHIAAAAGRYSFVKQLLAYALSTGQQLDLRLPNDEGNTAFFLAAASGVVDIVEEMQVLNRNLANIPGSKGMKPIQIAVLQGHEKMVNHLMPDCFGHLSNEERTDLLIATLEKDLYDVALKILKEDGDDGLATRRNGNSLTPLHVLARKTQTESHSHLNYNWNPLRKQNQDHRKHELVEHLWKRVIETRNHQKISDMLSFPQPELLFVAIQMGNYEFVTTLIRHYPDLIWEKDHKSRTIFHAAVEYRQEKIFSHIFQLEGIRHLLTAYTNPFNGNNILHLAASLPEPDILDSASGAALQMQRELLWFQAVESIVPRQYAHSENSILTQISDTEAVESKETPREMFNREHAQLRIEGENWMRKTSTSCMVVAALVATIVFQAIFQPPNKGNNEKLFWVFVISDAFSLLSSTASILTFLSILTSTYAEEDFLVSLPLKLMVGLAMLLFSILTILLVFTISIIILLPYKSVWIIVAVFAWFTGVVYIRLHFPLLVVVYRSTFGTKYLFRPQHELFRD